GATCTGGACGACGGCCGGGCGGCTGCGTGGTGTCGCGTTCATCTGCTCCGACCAGCAACGGGCGATGCTGAGTGCCCATCGCCGGGGCGAGTCGGATCTGGTCTTGCGGGACGGCAGGTGGTTCCTGATCGCCACCTGTGACCTCCCCGACGTCCCGCTCGCCGAGCCGGATGGATTCCTCGGCGTGGATCTGGGCATCGCCAACATCGCCACCACCTCAGAGGGGACCCGGCACACCGGGAGGGCTCTGAACGCGGTCCGGCACCGCAACCGGGAACTGCGCCGCCGGTTGCAGGCCAAGAAGACCAAATCCGCCAAGCGGCTACTCAAGCGGCGCCGCCGTAAGGAAGCCCGGTTCGCCGCCGACACCAACCATGTGATCGCCAAACGCATCGTGACCGAGGCAGAACGCACCGGACGCGGGATCGCCCTGGAAGACCTCCACGGGATCCGCGAGCGGGTACGGCTCCGCAAGCCCCAGCGGGTCACGCTGCACTCATGGAGCTTCCACCAGCTCGGCTCCTTCATCACCTACAAGGCGGCCCGAGCCGGAGTGCCGGTGGTGTACGTGGACGCGGCCTACACCTCGCAGGGGTGCTCGGCATGCGGCCACATCTCGAAGAAGAACCGGCCTGATCAGGCCGCCTTCCGATGCATGTCGTGCGGCTTCGCTGAGCACGCCGACGTGAACGCAGCCCGCAACATCGCCGCGCGCGGTGAGGCGGGATGGGCAGTGAGTCACGCTGCCGACGACGCGGCCTGAACCGTGCACCCCATGCACGGTGAGGAGCTGCAAGCTCGGCCCTTCGGGGCCGAGAAGCTGACTTGGAGGAACTCCGGCATTGAGCCAGAGCGAGACCGCAGCATGCCTCAGGTCGTACAGCCGAGCCGCCAGCGGGCAGGCGACCTGCCCGGCGGTGAAGGCCCGTCGTCGGGCCTCCTGCCAGACCATCGGCGGAGAGCAGAAACGCCTTCTGATCAACCCTGTGTAACGCCACGCGGGCCGCCTGGGGATGTGTAGGAGACGAGGTTACCCAGAAGGGACTCATGGTGGATCGGGAACAGGGCGTGATCGTGTGCCGCGCGGCACGCCAGGTAGTCGAAGGTGGTGTTCTGACCGGGGAGTCATCGTTCGCTTCCGGCCTGCGCGCCTGGACGCCTGAGGCCGCGGACGAGTTGTTCCGCCGGTTCGTGGAGAACTTCGACGAGTCATCTGACGAGTTTCTGGTCAAGCTCAAACGGCAGATCTCCGAGGGCGGCGACGCGGCGATCGTGCTTGCCGCCGAACTGCTCTATCTCAACGTCATGCCGCTGAGCCCGGCCACAATCGGCGTCAATCGTAAATTCGAGATCCTGGACAGCGTGCTGTCGTGGGCATCCTTCCAGGTGAGGGTGCCCGACGCGTTGGCTGCGGCGGCCTCACCGGGCTACATGAAGGGTGGCCAGGCGTTCCTCAACTACCGCTGGGCCCAGTTCGCCTTCCTCATCCGCCTCACGCGGCTGTTGGTGAAGTTACCGCTCGACGAACGGGAATCGGCTCTGCGGGATCCGTGGCGCTTCCGGGACCTGGCCGAATCGGTGCTCACCGACTACGACGGCAAGTCGCGAGCCCGCGCCCAGTTCCACGTGCTGCTGTTTCTGCTGTTCCCCGAGGTGTTCGCCCCGGTCTCGGTCGAGCGCAACAAGCAGCTTATCCGGGATGCCTTCGCCGACCGGCTGGCCGAGCCGACCGGGGATTTCGACCGTGACATCTATGCTATCCGCCAGCAGATCGAAGCAGAACACGGCGGACAGTTCAGCTTCTACGACGAGCCCTGGCGGTCTCGTTGGGAGCCGCCTCCGCCACCGCGGCCGCAGAAGGGCTGGCTGGTGCGTGGGGCCAACGTCGACGGCGTCAACGCGATCCCGCTGTGGCTGGCCGAGAGCTTTTGCTCAGTCAGCTTTTCGGACATCGAACAACTACCGGCCGGCGCGTCCCGACAGCAGGTCAAGGACGCTGTCGCCGCCGGGCTTCCCGACGCCAAACAAGGCAGCAAGGACGTCGCGGCTGGGCAGCTGTGGCGTTTCCTCAGCGGCTTCCAACCCGGTGATCTCATCGCGACCGTCGACGGCGACGCCGTCTATGTCGGCACCATCACCGGCGACGCGTATTACGACGATTCCGCCGGCCGTGGCCTGGCTCGCCGCCGCTCGACCAAGTGGAACCCCACCGCCATGAGCCGCCAGACCCTCCCCGAGGAAGCCCAGGCCAAGCTCAAGACCGCGATGACGATCGGCGAGCTGACCAGCGTGATCGCGGCGCTGGCCACCGGCGCCGGACTGGAGGAACAGCTCACCGACGAGGTGCTGGCCAAGGACGAGACCCGCGGCCTGATCGTCCCAGCACTCACCCAGGCGTTCGCCGACGACCTGCTCATGCCGCTCGACTGGCTGCAGGAGACCGCCGACCTGCTGACCGCCAAACGGCAGATGATCCTGTACGGCCCGCCCGGCACCGGCAAAACCTACCTGGCCACCAAGCTCGGTGAGGCGCTGGCCGGTCCCGATCGCACCAGCCTGGTGCAGTTCCATCCTTCCTACGGGTACGAGGACTTCATCGAAGGCTTCCGCCCCCGGCTCGGCGAGAACGGCACGATCGGCTTCGACCTGGTGCCCGGCCCGTTCAAGAACGCCGTGGAAGCCGCCGAGAAGGAGCCGGACCGGCCGTATGTCCTGGTCATCGATGAGATCAACCGCGCCAATCTGGCCAAGGTGTTCGGCGAGTTGTACTTCTTGCTGGAGTACCGGAATCACGAGATCACCCTGCAGTACTCGCCGGACGAGCCGTTCAAGCTGCCCAAGAATGTCTTCGTCATCGGCACGATGAACACCGTCGACCGCTCGGTGGCATTGATCGACGCGGCGATGCGCCGTCGGTTCGTCTTCCGCGCCCTGGCCCCCGACCGGCCACCAGTCGACGGGCTGCTACGCCGCTGGCTGGAGCGCGAGCGGCTCCCCGTCCTACCCGCGCTCCTGCTGGAGGAGGTCAACCGCCGCCTGAACGACCCGGACCGCGCCGTCGGCCCCTCCTACCTGATGACGCCCGACGTGGCCACCCGGCGCGGGCTGGAACTCATCTGGGCGGCTGAGCTCCTGCCCCTGCTGGAAGACCAGCTCTACGGCAAACTCGACGACATCGAGGCCAGGTACGGCCTCCCTGTCCTGCTCGCCGCGCTCGGCCACACCCTGCCGTGACTCTGCGTCTCCACCTCGCCGAGGCCACAGCCGGCCCGCCTCGGGCTCTGACCCCGGCGCAGGTCGCCACGCTGGCCACGGTCCCCGGCCTGGTCACCATCACCCCGACCGGGGGCGGGCTGTGGCGGCTCGCGGGGCGCCAGCGGGTTGGGATCGTACGGCTGGGCCACGGCGACGGCGCCATCGAGATGCGCGTCCGGCCGAAACTGCCTGTCCGGCGGCTGCTCGGCCTGCTCGGGCACGACGACGTCTGGCGACACCGCCAGATCACCGCCGCCACCGACGACCTACTCGTCCCCGCACTGGCCACCGTGTTCGCCCGTGCCGCGGAGCGTGTGCTTCGCGGCGGGGTTCTGCACGGTTATGTCTACCGCGAGGACGCTCTCACCGTCGTGCGGGGCCGGATCCGCACCAGCGCCCAGCTGAGCCGCCGGATGGGGCTGCCCACCGCGATCGAGGTCGCCTACGACGACTACCTGGCCGACATCCCCGAAAACCAGATCCTGCTCGGCGCGATCGAGCTCGCCCAGACCCTGCCTGATGTCGCGGACGCCACGCTCGCGATGCTGCGACACCTGAGCGCGCGGCTGGTCGGCGTTGTCCCCGTCCACCCCGGGGCACCGCTGCCGCCGTGGCGACCAACCCGGCTCAACGAGCGATATGTCCCCGCGCTCCGGCTGGCCGAGCTGCTCCTTTCCGGAGCCTCACTTCAGCAGGAGGGTTCGCGGGCGATACAGATCGACGGGTTCATCCTGAACATGCCCCAGATCTTCGAACGCTTCCTCACCCGGCAACTCACCACCGTGCTCCTGCCGTACGGCTTGCGCTGCGTCGCCCAGCAGGGGCACCGGCTCGATCAGCAGAGGCGAGTGCTCTTCCAGCCCGACATCCTCGTCTGTCGCGACGGGCGGCCCGAAGTGGTCGTCGACGCGAAGTATCGGACGCTGGATGGTGCTCCGCCAACGGGGCATCTGTTTCAGCTGATCTCCTACTGCATCGCTCTCGGCCTCACCGACGGGCACCTCGTCTACGCCTCCGGGACGCCGTCAGCGGAGCCGTACCAGATCAAGAATTCGGATATCAGGGTGCACGTACACGTCCTGGACCTCGACCAGGAGCCCGCCGACCTGGAAAACGCCGTAGCCGCGTTGCTCGGGCGCCTGACGGAACGTTCCTAAGGACCAGCGAGGGTGACCTGGTCGAGCCCGTCACCCGACGAGATCAATCTATCCCCGGGCGTGTGGACGGAGACGTGACAGCGGATACCTTCGTGGATTCGGCGGCCTTCCGCACCGCCCGCTGAGCCTCCCCTCATACGGGCTGTTCGTGCCTCAGCCGCGCGTGCTCTCGTCGCTCGGCTCGTTCAGCGGGGTCAGCGCGGCCGAGGCCGCGTTGTGGTCCATCCCGGTCGCCTCGAGCAGATCGACGGCGATGGAGCGCAGCTGCGCGATGGTGACGTTCGCGGAGAAGCCCAGGTTTTTGGGCCGCTCCCGCGCGGCGACGGCGAGCAACGCCTGCCTGGCCAGCATCGGTTCGCGCCCAGCCCCCAGTTCGAGCTGGAGCAGCAGCGCCGCCTCTGAGACCTCGCGCAGCGACTCGGCCAGCGCGGCCGGTGGCGGGCTGGCCTCACCCAGCGCCGCGAGCGTGCGGCGGACCAGCACCCGTGCGTTGCGCAGCGCCAGGTCCACCGGTACGGCGGCGGTCTCGTACCTGGTTAGTCTGGCCCGGTGATGCCAGCGCAGCGGCGAGATCATGATGATCTCCTTGCTGTTCTCCAGCGCCGCCTCGAACTCCTCGACCGCCGTCTGGGTCCTGCGTCCGCACTCCAGGGCCTCGGCGGCCAGGTCCATATCGCACTTCTCGATCGCCTCCGCCGCCTGCTCCAGCACGGTGGAGAGGGCGTCGAGCACGCCGGACAGATGCTTGCCCGCGATGGTGAGCGGGCTGGCGGGCAGCAATGCGACCGCGGCGATGCCGATGACGCCGCCGGTGAGCGCGTCGGCCATCCGGTCCAGCCCGCCGACGTCCTCGCCCGGCACCAGCATGGCGACCAGCACCGCGGACGACCCGACCTGCGACACGAACAGCTCACCGCTGTTCAGCAGCCCCGCGATGGTCATCGCCAGCGCGATCACGAGCGCCATCTGCCAGGGACCCGAGCCGATCCAGGACACCAGCAGGTCGCCGATGCCCACGCCCAGACTGACGCCGACCACCAGCTCGGCCACCCTGCGCAGTCGCCGCCCGAGCCCCACACCCACGCAGATCATCACGGAGATGGGCGCGAAGAGGGGATGAGCGTGGCCGAGCAGATGAACGGCGACGATCCAGGCCAGCGCGGCGCCCACGGCACACTGCGCGATGGAGGGCACAATCGGGCCAAACGTGCCCAGCCGTTTCCTAACTTGATCACTGAGCCACGTTCGCACTCCTCCACGATGGCGGATCTTTATGACATTAGGATCACATTTGCTCCGAGTTCTTATGATTCGGACCATTCGGCGAAGGTCCGGGTGGCCACAGCCTTCTGGGGCGGATGGCACGAAACCGGGGCCGAGGAGGGGACGAGGGCGGGTCACTCGTCGAGGGCGTTATTGATCTTTTCGTTGATGTGGTCCTACTGGCCGTCCGTGCACTTGGCGTAGACACGGAGCAGAACGTCCACGCTGTGACCGGCCCGCTTGGCCACCTCGATAGCCGGCACGCCCGCGTTCAGCCAGAGCGACACGGCCGCATGGCGCAGGTCGTACGGCCGGGCGGCCAACAATGACTCCACCTGAGCCGGGGGCAGAGCGAGTTTCCGCGCCTCCTGCCAGACGTAGGAGTGCGCCGAGCTGGAGTAGGACCCGTCATTGGCCGTGCGGAACAGCCTGCCGTCATTGGCCGTGCCGTAGGTCTCGCCCTGCTTCACATCAAAAGGACTCATACGTCTATGTCTCACAGCAGTCTGACAGAGAGGGCAGCCACGACGTATTCGAGTTGACCAGGCATCGGGATTCATCGTTCTTGACGATCGAATGGATCGGTTTCTTCTGTTGGACAGCTCAATCCGAGTCGCGCAGACTCCGATATGGATCTCGTCGAAGGAGGCAGAGCGATGGAGTACCGCACCTTGGGCAGCACCGGCACGGTGGTGTCCTCGCAGTGCCTGGGCACGATGACGTTCGGCAAGGAGAGCAGCGAGGAGGTGTCGCATGCTCAGCTCGACCGGTTCGTTGAGCGCGGGGGGAACTTCATCGACACCGCCAATGTGTACTCCGGAGGATTGTCCGAGGAGATTGTTGGTCGCTGGTTGGCGACCCGGTCGGGGCTACGGGATCAGCTCGTCATCGCGACGAAGGGACGCTTCCCGATGGGGGCTGGGCCCAATGATGCGGGCCTGACCCGCACCAACCTGTCCCGGGCGTTGGAAGCGAGTCTGCGGCGGCTCGGGGTCGAGACCGTCGACCTCTACCAGGCGCACGCCTGGGATCCCCTGACCCCGATCGAGGAGACGCTCGGCTTCTTCGACGACGCGGTGCGCGCAGGCAAGATCCGCTACGCGGGTGTCAGCAACTTCCTCGGCTGGCAGTTGCAGAAGGCGGCGCTGCTGACGCAGTTCCGTGGGCTCGCGCCGATCGTGACGCTGCAGCCCCAGTACAACCTGCTGGTGCGTGACATCGAGTTCGAGCTGGTGGATGTGTGCCGCAACGAGAACATCGGGATCCTGCCGTGGTCGCCGCTGGCCGGTGGCTGGTTGACGGGGAAGTACACGCGTGACCATGCGCCGACCGGCGCGACTCGGCTCGGCGAGGACCCGCAGCGCGGCATGGAGGCCTATGCCCCGCGCAACGCGCAGGAGCGCACCTGGCAGGTCATCGACACGGTGCGGCAGGTCGCCGAGGTGCGTGGCGTGTCCATGTCACAAGTGGCGCTGGCCTGGGTCGCGGGCCGGCCCGCGGTCACGTCAGTGATCCTCGGCGCACGCACGCTCGAACAGCTCGACGACAACCTCGGCGCCGCCGAGTTGCACCTGTCCGAGAAGGAGACAGACCTGCTCACCGAGGCTAGCTCGCCGATCGTGTCCGACTATCCGTACGGCACACCGGGCATCCAGCAGCGCTCGCGTGTCCTGAACCCTCCCAGTTGATCGGTCGGGTGAGCGTTGCCGGCGGGACTGGTGGGGCCGATGGCCGTTGCAATGATCGGCATACTCGCCGAGCACCGAGCGAAGGCGCCGTCCGTCGTAGATCAACATGCGGTCGGTGCACTCGGCTCGTACGGTGCGCACCCATCGCCCGGCGTGGCAGTTGGCCCGGGGCGTCCACGGCGGCGTCTTCACCACCGTCATGCCCTCGCCGGTGGACACTTCATCGAGAACGCCGGTGAACGTGGCGTCACGACCGCGGATGAGGAAGCGGAACAAGCCCGCTCGGCCGCCCGAGATCCATGTACGTCCGTCCACCTCCGCGGCCGACGTCCCGCATGCTGGCGACTAGCCCTGGGCCAGATCCCCAGCCGACGTGTCTCGCGGCAACTGCCGTGACTTCTCACTCATACCTCACGATTCTGCCGCCAGCCGATTCGCAGGCCGGCGCAGACCGTCGTCGAGAGTCCCCTTCACGCCGCCGAGCGCTGGTCGCATCCCGTTTTCCGCCTCCAAGGAGTTACCCGATGTCCGCATGTAAGAGAATATGAGCACCTCCTCCCCCGCGCCGATACCGTCCGCCGCCCCTCCTGTCACACTCCGCGTCCGGCCGTTACCTTCACCGAGATTGTCGGGCCGCTCCGCTACGTTGCGGCCATGACGGAATTCGTACTAGTTGCAGGTGCGTGGCTCGGATCGTGGGCGTGGGACGAGGTGGTGCCGGAGCTGCGTGCCGCCGGCCATGGCACCCACCCGTTGACGCTGTCCGGCCTCGCCGACAAGCAGGGCGTGCCGGCCGGGCAGCAGACCCACGTCCAGGACATCGTCGACGAGGTCGAACGTCACGATCTGCGAGACGTCATCCTGGTCGGGCACAGCTACTCGGGAATCCCGACCGGTCAGGCCGCCGAGCGGATCGGCGACCGGCTGGCCCGCGTGGTCTTCGTCGACTCCAACGTTCCGACCGACGGCGAGTCGTTCGTGTCCGGCTGGCCGGATGGCCGGGCGATGATGGAGGCCTCGATCGCCGGCAACGGGGGCTTCTGGGCGCCGTTGACCGCGGCCGACTGCGAGGGTCAGGGTCTCACCGCCGAGCAGATCGCACGGATCGTGGGCGGCTCGACACCGCACCCGGGCGCCACGCTGACCGAGCCGGCCGTGCTGGCACGCCCGCTCGGCGAGCTTCCGGCGACTTACATCAAATGCCTGCTCGACGGCGACAAGCCGAACGACGACGTGGCCAAACTGCTGACCAGCGAGCACTGGCGGCTGGTCGAGATGGACACGGGCCACTGGCCGATGTTCTCCCAGCCGCGCGAGCTGGCACGGATCCTGCTCGACGCGGCCGCGGAGTGAGTGTCCGCGCTGACGCTGGGCGCGTGCTCACCTCCACCAGAGACCTGGGCTGAGCCACCAGATCGACGGACTCGCCCCGGACTACGGCCGGGGCCCGGGGCGAGCGTCTACGGTGTCCGACTCGGGGTTGTTCCAGTACCGGTCCGTGCCATGACCGCCACGCCGGCGTGCTCGCCGTACATGACGGCGGTCAGCCATTCGCGGGCGGCATTTCGCGTCCGCACCGGCACATCCGTCAGGCGGGTCACGCGCTGCCGGTGAGCTGTTCCCGGAGATCACGGCTGCTGTATCGTACGATCCCTTGGCCACCGCCGGCCCCGGACCGTCGGTACGCACGCCGGTGTCCAACGGCCGGCCTCCTTGATCACGGGCCGATTGATTTGACAATGGATCTTGCCCCATGTGGAGTATGTCCGATGAGATCGCTATCGGCCCCCCTGTATCGATCAAAACGGACGTTCCTTCCGGAGAACGGACACCGGGCCCGGGCCGTCCGGCGGAGCCAGGCCGGCCCGGGTGAAGGCGGCGGCGAGCTTCCGCCCGGCCGGAACACACCGCGATCGGTCACCGGCCACGCACAGAACACGATGTGCTCTCCTATGGTTCGATCAAGGTCTCAGGGCCGCATGGTCCGGCCCCTGCCGGCCCCGGGGCGGCTCCCCCTCTGCCACCAACCGCCGACGAGGAACTGATCGATGTCAGTACACACACCTGTCCGCAGTCAGGTAGGGCGTCCGCCGACAGGCCAGGTCCTGCTCCTCCTGATGGCTGTTGTGGTCATCACCGGGGGTGCGTGTCTGTGGGCGGTGGCCGAGACACCGGCCGCGGAACGGACGCTCGTGGGCTGGTATCTCGGGACCGCGGCCGTCCTGTTGTGCGTCGCCGTCGCGGTCGCGGCGTACGGCGTGCAGCGAGCGCGTCATCTCCGCGACCGTCT
Above is a genomic segment from Streptosporangium album containing:
- a CDS encoding RNA-guided endonuclease InsQ/TnpB family protein; translation: MKLVVQVKLLPTLEQAAALEVTLRECNQAADLVARTAFTTGITREYDLRKQTYATLKERGLGAQAAQHVIKKVADAYTTLKANLRAGNLGPPTSPRRIRAENKPIAFRPHAAQPYDDRCLSWQLQAGTVSIWTTAGRLRGVAFICSDQQRAMLSAHRRGESDLVLRDGRWFLIATCDLPDVPLAEPDGFLGVDLGIANIATTSEGTRHTGRALNAVRHRNRELRRRLQAKKTKSAKRLLKRRRRKEARFAADTNHVIAKRIVTEAERTGRGIALEDLHGIRERVRLRKPQRVTLHSWSFHQLGSFITYKAARAGVPVVYVDAAYTSQGCSACGHISKKNRPDQAAFRCMSCGFAEHADVNAARNIAARGEAGWAVSHAADDAA
- a CDS encoding McrB family protein, yielding MVDREQGVIVCRAARQVVEGGVLTGESSFASGLRAWTPEAADELFRRFVENFDESSDEFLVKLKRQISEGGDAAIVLAAELLYLNVMPLSPATIGVNRKFEILDSVLSWASFQVRVPDALAAAASPGYMKGGQAFLNYRWAQFAFLIRLTRLLVKLPLDERESALRDPWRFRDLAESVLTDYDGKSRARAQFHVLLFLLFPEVFAPVSVERNKQLIRDAFADRLAEPTGDFDRDIYAIRQQIEAEHGGQFSFYDEPWRSRWEPPPPPRPQKGWLVRGANVDGVNAIPLWLAESFCSVSFSDIEQLPAGASRQQVKDAVAAGLPDAKQGSKDVAAGQLWRFLSGFQPGDLIATVDGDAVYVGTITGDAYYDDSAGRGLARRRSTKWNPTAMSRQTLPEEAQAKLKTAMTIGELTSVIAALATGAGLEEQLTDEVLAKDETRGLIVPALTQAFADDLLMPLDWLQETADLLTAKRQMILYGPPGTGKTYLATKLGEALAGPDRTSLVQFHPSYGYEDFIEGFRPRLGENGTIGFDLVPGPFKNAVEAAEKEPDRPYVLVIDEINRANLAKVFGELYFLLEYRNHEITLQYSPDEPFKLPKNVFVIGTMNTVDRSVALIDAAMRRRFVFRALAPDRPPVDGLLRRWLERERLPVLPALLLEEVNRRLNDPDRAVGPSYLMTPDVATRRGLELIWAAELLPLLEDQLYGKLDDIEARYGLPVLLAALGHTLP
- a CDS encoding McrC family protein, with translation MTLRLHLAEATAGPPRALTPAQVATLATVPGLVTITPTGGGLWRLAGRQRVGIVRLGHGDGAIEMRVRPKLPVRRLLGLLGHDDVWRHRQITAATDDLLVPALATVFARAAERVLRGGVLHGYVYREDALTVVRGRIRTSAQLSRRMGLPTAIEVAYDDYLADIPENQILLGAIELAQTLPDVADATLAMLRHLSARLVGVVPVHPGAPLPPWRPTRLNERYVPALRLAELLLSGASLQQEGSRAIQIDGFILNMPQIFERFLTRQLTTVLLPYGLRCVAQQGHRLDQQRRVLFQPDILVCRDGRPEVVVDAKYRTLDGAPPTGHLFQLISYCIALGLTDGHLVYASGTPSAEPYQIKNSDIRVHVHVLDLDQEPADLENAVAALLGRLTERS
- a CDS encoding FUSC family protein, giving the protein MPSIAQCAVGAALAWIVAVHLLGHAHPLFAPISVMICVGVGLGRRLRRVAELVVGVSLGVGIGDLLVSWIGSGPWQMALVIALAMTIAGLLNSGELFVSQVGSSAVLVAMLVPGEDVGGLDRMADALTGGVIGIAAVALLPASPLTIAGKHLSGVLDALSTVLEQAAEAIEKCDMDLAAEALECGRRTQTAVEEFEAALENSKEIIMISPLRWHHRARLTRYETAAVPVDLALRNARVLVRRTLAALGEASPPPAALAESLREVSEAALLLQLELGAGREPMLARQALLAVAARERPKNLGFSANVTIAQLRSIAVDLLEATGMDHNAASAALTPLNEPSDESTRG
- a CDS encoding aldo/keto reductase, producing MEYRTLGSTGTVVSSQCLGTMTFGKESSEEVSHAQLDRFVERGGNFIDTANVYSGGLSEEIVGRWLATRSGLRDQLVIATKGRFPMGAGPNDAGLTRTNLSRALEASLRRLGVETVDLYQAHAWDPLTPIEETLGFFDDAVRAGKIRYAGVSNFLGWQLQKAALLTQFRGLAPIVTLQPQYNLLVRDIEFELVDVCRNENIGILPWSPLAGGWLTGKYTRDHAPTGATRLGEDPQRGMEAYAPRNAQERTWQVIDTVRQVAEVRGVSMSQVALAWVAGRPAVTSVILGARTLEQLDDNLGAAELHLSEKETDLLTEASSPIVSDYPYGTPGIQQRSRVLNPPS
- a CDS encoding alpha/beta fold hydrolase; this translates as MTEFVLVAGAWLGSWAWDEVVPELRAAGHGTHPLTLSGLADKQGVPAGQQTHVQDIVDEVERHDLRDVILVGHSYSGIPTGQAAERIGDRLARVVFVDSNVPTDGESFVSGWPDGRAMMEASIAGNGGFWAPLTAADCEGQGLTAEQIARIVGGSTPHPGATLTEPAVLARPLGELPATYIKCLLDGDKPNDDVAKLLTSEHWRLVEMDTGHWPMFSQPRELARILLDAAAE